Below is a window of Chaetodon trifascialis isolate fChaTrf1 chromosome 17, fChaTrf1.hap1, whole genome shotgun sequence DNA.
AGACTAagaccacagtgtgtgaagctaAATGTACATCAGATGTCAGTAATTCATCGTGTCActcaaataaaacataaaacaaagcaCAGTCCTTTGATGGGAGAGTCTGATCTGGATGTTTTTGTAGGAAGAGGGAACTTTCTTCTACTAAAGCAGAAAGAACGTGTGATCACGTATGCCCCCAACTCCAAATCTGATCTTCTGCTTCAGAAATTCAGAATTTAATCAGACTGTTTTCAGTGCAAAGGccagagctgacagcagcttctcagGGAGCAGGCAGAGGATTCATGAGCTGTAATTACCTGGGTCATTCAGCCATACATGCATGATGGCACTCTAACCTACATTCGTCTGTTTACTAAGCAAAATGTGGACACGGTGTCAGTTTTTCTGGCTGTTAACTGCACATGTTTTGTCCTGTGCTAAAGATGCAACGCATGAAAGAGAAGCTTGAAGTTGCCTTTGCGAGATAAAGGccagacatttgtttttttttagtcatgCAAACGAGAAAACTGACAGCTCTACGTCACACTATGACATTTGAATCACGTCGTGCTATTGATCAGGATCCATCCACAAAAAGCCACATCTGGGCATTTGGTTGATTTGCAGCTGGGACAAAAGGCTGTCTCCATCCGCAGCGGGTCATTTCTCCCCCGTCAATCAAACATTGAAGCCCACATCGCAGTGCCTCATCACGACTcgtatcttttttttctttggtgaaGACCCAAAACACCACAGGCCCCAGCGGGTCGTGATGTAAGCAtttctgcagcaaaaacaagagcTTGCTGTTATTGTAGGCCCCTCTTCTCTAACCCACTGCTCCAGTTCTCACAGTTGAGGCTCCACCTTTCCCTCTGCCTTGCCTTGCATCGCCTCGCTGCAGTTTTATTTACGCACAAACTCGATACGCCCAAAAATGATTCAGCATGCAGGCAGCGGCAGGCTCTGCGTGTCGTGTGTTTACCTCGGGGACTTGAATCCTGCAGGTACGGGGGGGCGGTGGGGGTCACATTCTCGGAGTTGGGGCCCGACAGCAGCGGAGATCGCTCGTCCATGCCGTCGGAGGCCATGTCGGTAACCGTGAGAGGTGACGGGCAGAGGCGGGGGAGAGCTCCTGGCTGCACCGAGTCTTCCCTCAGCACGGAGGAGCTGCAGCCGGCGGCTGGTTGTGGATGCCGAGTTGCTCCGGTCCAGCAGCCCCGGTGACGGCAGCCTGGAGAAGGAGGAGCTCCGCGGTGATCCCCGCCCCTCACTCCCATGACCCGGAGCAAAAGCAGCGCTCTGAATCCGTCTACAAGGAGCCAAGTACTGCGCACTCTGGACACTGTGATGGAATTTTGTGTGAGAAACACGTCCAGAGGTTTCATTAAATGTTGTGGTGCAGAGGCttattcagattttatttcCTATTTTCCTCAAATAACAATATAACATGTCCTGCTTAGCTTCCAAACAAGCTGAGATGAAATTTTAATGATGGAGAAACAGTGGTAAATCACTAAAGCAGCGATTTCCAGTTTgggccactagatgtcactgtAGGATTAAAGAGGTCCAGATCTGCGCAGCCTGTGAGTGTTCAGACCATAATGCATTTTTTAGACTAGTCATTCCCAACCTGAATGGCTGGTGACcccttaaaaacacatttagttTTATGTGGCAGTAgtatgtttttctgcttttctgcccCCTTTTATCCCCTTAGATTCACCTCACAACTGCGGGCActaaagacaacatatttaaacagtgacatttatATTACTTCAGCTGCACACTGCAAGTGCTatgcagagacagacaccaaTAGAGGACACTTAACGTGTGCAGATGTCATAGACAGCTCAGAAACCTCTCATTCTGTGTCTCCATATCATAGTTTTactgctgcttcttctgtcTTCTCAGTGTGTACAACACCTTTTGCATGTCTtcccctcctctgttgctcttcccAAGTTGAATAGTTTTAGGCTCCTTTCCAGCTCGAGGATCTAAAAAGCCATAtgttgcacagattgtaaagccctcTGCGGCAGAGGTTTTATTTGTGAGTACAAATGAAACTGACTATAGTCTGATAGCTTCATTGGTATAGCAGTTCAGAAACCACATTGTCAAAGCAATTACATATAATTCATATATTACATAGATAATTATAAGATCAGCGGATGTTTTGGGGGTTTTATGTGTCTTGTGGGTGTTTGCTATGACCATGATTGTGCCTGTTGCCATTGTACTGCTTTTCTTTATGTTATGGTGCGTGTCATGTGCGACAGTTGCTGTATCCTTAATGACTGAGCAGTGGAATTATGTAGAAATCTGAAAATTGGCATTTTAACCTTTGAGTCATCACCAAAATCAGACCGCACTGTAATGTGACTATTTCTGGCTCTTCTAACTGATTTATTTCACCATTGGGTCAAAAACGCACTTCATCTGAATGATACTGCTAACCCTAATGTCTACTCTTTGTTCCCCAAATGGTTTGAAGTCATCAACTGGACCTGAAAACAACATCTGgctgccaccaccaccatctgTGGACCAAAGCCAAAGCATGTGTGTGGAcaggactgcagagagagatCCCTTATTGGGAGTTATGAGgtttatgttttacagtttgtccTGAGATTCACATTACATAATTTAAGATTGGTGGTTCGTGCCTCATCTCCAGTCCTGCCTTAAAATTACAACACCCTCGACTGTTTGTGCCAAAGTGTGTTTCCCATTCCTGGTTGCTTATGTCAGGGTGTAATATGAATTCCCTGGCCATTCAAAAGACTCACTAAATAAACACAGATGGTGTGAATTAAAGTGAAGTTCTTCCAAAGTTTGGGTACATTTAAAAACCTTTGTTTGtacataaaacagcagaataataaCATATTTATTGGTATATTTAAACTGACTGCCAACTGTTTCAATGCCCAGGTATGATTGCAGCATGTTTAAGGACATTTTGGGTTCTAAATGGGTCAAATTCAAGCCTGGCTGGTCCTGTTTAGGACGTTGTAAAACGGCTCATAAATACCCGGAGCATCACACCTCCGACTCCATTCACAGATGGTCTTGGAGTCTTTagagagacaaaaagcagcaaattaacGCTTTTAGTAAAGAGATCCACATTTTTAATTGGGAGTAAGTCACAGAAAAGCGCTGCAAGAGACACTTTCTGCTCCCAGCGTGTGTGTTTAGTGTTAGTACTTGTAAATCTTAATACCCTCACAGCCAGACTACAAGTGTATTTCACTTTCTTAATTACTCCATCACTGACTCTGACGGAAAATCCTCGCTCCTGACTCGCTGTTACCGGGCCAGGCAGATCGCATGTAAGAGGCTGCAGCCAACGACTCATTTTTTCCGACGACTTCAGGCACCAGAGGAGCGTCGCagctcgcgcacacacacatacacacacacacacactcacactgcgtCGTCGCCGCTGGGGTTTCTTTGAGAGGTAAGACGCGTTCAAAGACGAGACATAAGTGAAGCTGTTGCATGGTAAAGAGGACGaagatgtttgtgtgagtgtgcaggagTTGTGGATTAGCAGCTGCGCTCtgttactttttaaaatttctCGTGCGGGCGAACCGTGAAGCTACCAAACTGAGAATAAAACTTCCGGTAATAATGAAAGAGGGAAAGCACACATGTATGCTGCGGGCTTTTAGAGAGTAAAAATAAGGCTCTTAATGGAGAAATGTGTAGCAGCATACAGACTGAATCCACTGTCATTAACCTGTGTATTGTTTTTATCAAACGTACGATAATtgatacttttattttgaaggtaatATCACTTCATGCCTGTGTTGGCGCAGTTTTATGGCAATGGCGAGCCTCACGGATATTCTTACCTGCAGAACCTTAACTCTTCAGGattaatgcagcagtgtgaaaatactctCTTACAGGTAAAAGTCTTTTAGTCAAAATCCTACTGAAGCATTACGAGCAAAATGTAGCTTACTTTTAATATCAAAGTAAAAGAACTTCTTTTGCTCTTGTACCGGATATATTATTATAGGGCATTAACGAGCATTTTACTGATGTCGTTTAAACAAATTTAATTACAGTTTGATAGAAACATGTCAGAAGTTTAGAGGGCAAACCACATCCGAAACATCTCAAGAAGCCCCAACAGCATACTGATTAATTGTAAGGGGTCACAAGCAAAAAGGTTGGAAATAactggtttaatctttaacaatGTGTTGTTTATTTCTAAATGCTTTTTATGTGAAATCTTAATCTGTAAATAACTAGTAATTatgtcaaataaatgtggagtaaaaagtgcaatatttatctctgaaatgtagtggagtacaagCATAAAGCAGTAAAATAGAGGAGCATCAAAACTGTAGGctacttaagtacagtacttgagtaaatttAACTCAGTTACTTCCCCCTTTTACTTCTTTTTGTTATTTGCGACCCGACAGAGGATGAGAATGCAGTAGTGTCTGTTCTGTGttgatgagaggagagaggagacctTTTGTGTGAATGGTATAAAAGCTTTGTCAGAGGAAAAGACCACAGTGGAAAACGTTTCATGGATGAAGTCTGTCATGATGCCAACAAACGGTCTTTCCAACCAttacagctgtctgtgtgtgtgtgtgtgtgtgtgtgtgtgtgtgtgtgtgtgtgtgtgtgtgtgtgtgtgtgtgtgtgtgtgtgtgtgtgtgtgtgtgtgtgtgtgcgtgtacttCATGTTCCAGTTTGGAGATGGTCCAGGGGGCAGTAAGCAGGGCTGTGCTCTGCCTGTCCTGCTCCTTCCTGTTGGGGGTCTGCTTCCCAGCAGAGGGTGCAGGGGCAGCAGGGCCTCTTCCTACTTTTCCCCCTGAACAAGAGTCTGGGGAACCAGACTTTGAGGATTTGGAGTGGGGCTCTGGATCATCCCTCCTGCACCTGCTCCACAGCTTCCCTGCTGACAGCCCCTTCATAACAGAGACCCCAGAAAAACCAGTCAACTGCACCCAACGCTTCTGGTTGCCTCCGTCCTCTGCGATCTGCTGGGAGAACATAGCTGGACCCGAGGAGTTTGCCAGGTCCCGTCTGCTGATTCTCCAGAACAGGGCTGCCCTGCAGGCTGTGTCCACCTCCAGCGgggtggaggaaggaggcaTCTCCTACCAATTCCAAGCCACAGAGGAGGTCCAGGGGATCCATTCAGACCACCAGAATGTGGTGGAAACCATGCAGACCATGGAGAAGGTGTTTGTCTCTCttgaggagaagaggaaagaagggaAGGAACACGGGGTCCTCACAAGGTAAGAAACAGAAGTCCATGGACCAAATGATGGATTAAATAACCTGAGGGATTGTATGAACGTTACTGGGACAGAGACAGGGGCTGTAGATTATATTTAATTCTAGAAAAAAGCTAAACCCTCCTCAGTGTTACTAAACTTTTCCTTGGGCCTTGAGCCTTTTTGATGAGATTATGATGAGAAATGAGAAGTCAAAAGCCCCTCCCCAGCTATCCTAAAAAATCAAAACTACTCTTTCTTCAGCAAAGAGGAAATCACCCTCTCCCTTTTCTGAGCCCAACTACTCATCTAACAAGTGTCATACAATCCCTAAACACTGGGGTCCCCAGTTCTGTCTtgaatgtgtctttgtggtgtAGTACGTGCCCCATGATTTCTTATTGAATTAAGTAGCATTAGGTACAACTCTGACTGcagaaaagttgggacattgtgtaaaatgtacataaaagaagaatgcagtcatttaaaaatgaactgtgtttaccgacaagTTTtaggaaatgttcctgagcccatgaaGTAATCATCCTGGGCAGTGTGCACGACGAATAAATATGGGTGTGGTTTCCACTTTTTAAGCATTCTGACGTGAGCAAGATTCAAGAAGAATCGAAACATGATCATTATTAAACTTTTGTGGCGTGGAGTAAGTGTGCAGGCTTTGcctttttatcatttattgttttctgaTTGTCTTGCACCTACATGGTGTTCTTATAGCTGCTCTCCCTCaactatatatacacatatacattaGACCCATTCTTTTCAGAGATCAGTCACAAAATATAGCAACAGCCCCACTGTCCAAATTAACTGTGTAATGTTAAATACTGATCCAAGGCCAGCTGTGGGATTATTCCTAAGTCACTGTTAGTGAGGGAATCAGGATCCCCAGATCAGTGTTGCTTATTTGGCGCAAACAGAAGACTGCTTGAATGCCAAAGCGGACAGAGTGGAAACAGCATCCAGACAAGCAGCTGAGTCATTTCAACAGTCATCTGTTGGGACATCTGGCGGAGACGAAGCTCTGGCACTAAAATGCTTTTGGGGAATGAACTCAGCTTAGTGCTTTCTCTCTATTAGATGTGAGAGAAATTTAGTCCTCTTGGACAGTTATGAATTGTGGTGAATATGTCTCATGTGTAGTAGTGTTTCAGATGTTAACCTGTGGTTTGCCGTCACTTTCAGCATGAAGGAGCATCTTACCAACACAAGGGACGCCATAGACGGAAGAGAACACATGGCAAACATCCTGGAGAATCATTTTTCTACTTTAGAGAAGACTCTGCTTAACATGCAGCTTCGACTTTACAAACTCCTGCAACAGTGACAATGAGAAAGACCTGttgcctcttcttcctcctttatttgaactgtatttatgtattaatgGATTGCCCAATAATGTAGCAAATGGCATGCATGCTTCAGTTTATGTTTGTATTATGAGGACAAAGCACACTTGATATGCACCTTGTGTCatcaaaaaaacaaccaaagtaACACGTGTAACCTAGAatcagcagaaataaataaacttcCACATGGAGATTTCATGGTCACGCTAACAGCCTCTACTAAAACCCAAAGACACGTGAATCTTGAAATAGAGATAATGCTCAACACATCATTCAAGTCCATCTCTCCAAGATCGCGGTGTAAAACACATGGTGCAACATGAATATCAGACCGCATCAATCTTTATTTTAATATCAAATCTAAACAATCATTTTGTAAATTTATGAGGAAGATGCCTTGTAAGGTGGTCAGCTGTTATATATACACTTTAAATAGTCACATCGAGTAGGCTGAGTGCGGATTTTCATTTGGAAAGACACGACATGTTCAGTCGCTCTGTAGTTACGCTGTGAAAAAAAGAGGTATTTGTACTTCTAATTCGTTCAAACAACTTTCAAGTATTCACGATAAACTATTCAGAACTGGAATATGACAATACCTTTTAAAAAACCTACAATGCATAACTTAGTCAGTAACATCAGCacatttcactttgaaatcAAGGTCTGGCAGCATGTCTAAAATAAAGTGGTGTCCTCACGTATTTTAAAGGCAGTAATAACTCTGGAGTGGAGACATATGCGCTCCAGCTGTGTGGAATGGATTCACAATGTCCTGGTCTGTTACATGGAGTGAGCTCATACAGGACTGCAAGTTATTAGGATAAaataattctctcctgataatTGAACATGGAAAACAAGTGTGAAATTTACATGACACTGCTACCAAAAAACCTGCTAAAATCTGGGAATATGAGGCAAATGCAAAATTGCTCTGATATCTGCTATTCAAGTGCGCCATTTATTAGCAACAACAGTAGCTTACACAAAAATATAGTCTTTATAGAGGTGATCAATTCTGCGGAGAACTTTGCGATTTGATTGACTGCATTATGATTCATCTCTGGCTGCTTTGTTTAGGCCGTTGTTACAAATTTAGATTTCTGGCATCGAGCATTTATCTCAGGCATACGGGACAACTTCTATGTTTCTCAAAGCCTCTGCATGTTGTTGAGTGTTGAGTCTGAGTTTTCTCTTAATCTCATATTTGCCATGCGTGAATTTACTTGCAGTTCCATGTCCACAAACTTCTTCCATGTACCCCGCATCTGAACTCTGTCAATGTATTTACAAGCATTGAGAAAGTTCAGGGTGTCTCTTCTGCCAGTTGTTTTGCTCTCAGTGTATGGCGTGTACATTTGCTAACATCCCCCCAAACACAGCCAGtgtactttttttttggttttgttttttgttaaaggTCAGCGTCCTCTTCTTGCATTTGCTCCAAAGACTTCAGGTAATCTCGAGCCAGGATCTTCTTGGGCAGGATGTCTGTCAGTTAAACAGAGAATATGACACTGTGTCAAACTCATTCTAACAGTCTCTACTTATCCTCTGACTGTAGCTGTACTTCCTTATCCCTGACATGGCTGACAGTGCTTTAAATCATGTCAACTGACATGCTATCACACAGGAAACATGAGCTCTCCCCAACAGACTTCACAGCAAAACCAACTgttttaaaaacagctgcagaaaacaaataaagactGCAGCAACTTGCAAAAAGAGATGTGTTAAAGAAAGTATTTATCAAGAGCCAGAATAAGCTGCCCTCTTGCTATTGTTTAAACTACTTgatattttactttaaaatgcaCCATTGTCTACTACATGTTGGAACTTTTAACAGATTGCAAATAGAAAGAAGCTGCAacaatgaaaagacagacagcgGACAAATAACCAGGACATAAACAGTgttgggttttttgtttgtgatttgGCTAATAAATGAAGGTGTCTCCTGTGACTTATGGGGAAAAACAATCCCCatatgaatgaattaatgaaaaacaGTCATACAAAAATCCCAAATTCCCATGAAGTAGCCTCTATCTTTGATGTCCAAGACTGCACACAGAGGTATAATACACCAAAATATACTAACCAGACTTAAAGCAGTCTAATACAACTTTATAGTCATACTGGGGGTTGTAGTTTGTAGCGTTGTTGAATTTTACTGCATTATACTGAGAGGCGTTTCTAATATTTTATCAGGTCCATCAATAAGGGTATGCAAAAagttaaaatcacatttcaatATGACACAATAGCACAAACTACAACATCCAAAAGCAAAAACTAACCATTTCAACCTTCATGAAGATTGGATATATTGCATGGCTTTTGCATTAGACTGCATTCATTTTAGCTAAACTGCTAACTCAGGGAATACTCCAACCATAACTACCATACCTATAATATAATCATAACGTACAGTCCTGAAAGGTTGCAGATTACTGTAATGGTTCAGTGGTAAAGGGCCAGCTGTGAAAGGCTGTGACTGGGTCCCACCTGTAAGAAAGTGGAAAGTCTCCGTCTCCTCTGCGGTGTGAGCCAGGTCGCTGTATGACAGACTGTTGGTCTCCTTCCCGGAGCCGTTGTTGAACGAGGACAGAGCCAGGTGCTGGACAAACAGCTCCTTCAACAACACAAGACAAGTCAGCAAAGGAGAAACTCACAATAAGTGGGTACACGAGTTGAAACGGAAGCAGGAGCGGCTACTTTTTATACAGTTATCCGAGaagctaacagttagctaatCCCGGTTagcagcagcatctgaatgAGCAGTTCAATTAGCTGTGCTCAGTGAACCGACGGTTTAGCTTTAAACTGCATCTTACTGTCGCCTTGGTGGTGAGAAACAGAGCGTCCTGGTTGATGCTGGAGACGTCGGGGGAGCTCTTCATTATCAACCTCACTCTGGAAATTGGGAGGGAGATGGCTTTTTTGTTACTTGACGTTTGGTCGTCATTGTCGGGATTATTTTGAGCCATCTTCATGAGGACACGGCGCCAGACAGGCGGAACTTAAAAGTATTGTTTTGAACTGTGACGCAGTTCTTCTTCGTCTTTACATTAAGAGTAGTTGGCGGCTTTTCTACAGAATTACCGCCGCCTGGTGGATTGGAGACACGTCAGCTCAACTCTTCGTCTTCAATTACCTTTTATCttcaaaaatattcaaatattctCATTATTGTCATATTTCCTCGAGTTTAAACCATTGTTACAAAAATCAATTGCAGAGGGTGGTCTAAATGTAAGCGATTTTGATGTTATGAAGTAACTTTAATAAAAGCCAATATTTTCCCTTTCCAATatcgtaaaaaaaaaatcttaatgtAGGactaaacaaaataaataatttgaatATATCGAGAAGTGTAAGGGGAGGAATTATACTTCTCGGCC
It encodes the following:
- the chrac1 gene encoding chromatin accessibility complex protein 1; the protein is MKMAQNNPDNDDQTSSNKKAISLPISRVRLIMKSSPDVSSINQDALFLTTKATELFVQHLALSSFNNGSGKETNSLSYSDLAHTAEETETFHFLTDILPKKILARDYLKSLEQMQEEDADL
- the LOC139346217 gene encoding uncharacterized protein isoform X2, which encodes MVQGAVSRAVLCLSCSFLLGVCFPAEGAGAAGPLPTFPPEQESGEPDFEDLEWGSGSSLLHLLHSFPADSPFITETPEKPVNCTQRFWLPPSSAICWENIAGPEEFARSRLLILQNRAALQAVSTSSGVEEGGISYQFQATEEVQGIHSDHQNVVETMQTMEKVFVSLEEKRKEGKEHGVLTSMKEHLTNTRDAIDGREHMANILENHFSTLEKTLLNMQLRLYKLLQQ
- the LOC139346217 gene encoding uncharacterized protein isoform X1 encodes the protein MVKRTKMFVLEMVQGAVSRAVLCLSCSFLLGVCFPAEGAGAAGPLPTFPPEQESGEPDFEDLEWGSGSSLLHLLHSFPADSPFITETPEKPVNCTQRFWLPPSSAICWENIAGPEEFARSRLLILQNRAALQAVSTSSGVEEGGISYQFQATEEVQGIHSDHQNVVETMQTMEKVFVSLEEKRKEGKEHGVLTSMKEHLTNTRDAIDGREHMANILENHFSTLEKTLLNMQLRLYKLLQQ